One stretch of Vicia villosa cultivar HV-30 ecotype Madison, WI unplaced genomic scaffold, Vvil1.0 ctg.000774F_1_1, whole genome shotgun sequence DNA includes these proteins:
- the LOC131631105 gene encoding E3 ubiquitin-protein ligase RSL1-like, with amino-acid sequence MKTTTTTTSTTVVPPSTTEVIDVESFHLPPTTTTPSAPVVIDLSDGEDDDEVRILNFVPKFNPVRKRQRINVEKGESSSAHANTNVVPFICEICTETKTANDAFFISGCYHAYCSDCVALYVSSKLEDNVINVRCPVSGCSGLLEAEDCRSILPVEVFDRWGKAACEALFDVSEKFYCPYADCSALLINDGTEAVKHSECPNCRKMFCAQCKVPWHDGIECSEFQKLNADERGKDDVMLMRLAKDMNWRRCPNCRFYVAKSEGCLYMKCRCGIAFCYNCGARHQNRSSHFCTNCKR; translated from the exons ATGAAAACGACAACAACGACCACATCAACGACCGTCGTTCCCCCATCAACGACAGAAGTTATCGACGTCGAATCATTTCATCTCCCTCCGACCACCACCACACCCTCCGCCCCCGTCGTCATCGACCTTTCCGACGGTGAAGACGATGACGAAGTCAGAATTCTCAATTTCGTCCCCAAATTCAATCCTGTGCGAAAACGACAAAGGATCAACGTCGAAAAAGGCGAGTCTTCTTCGGCTCATGCTAACACAAACGTCGTGCCGTTTATCTGCGAAATTTGCACGGAGACGAAAACCGCGAACGATGCTTTCTTCATCAGCGGTTGTTATCATGCTTACTGTTCGGATTGCGTCGCTTTGTACGTCAGTTCGAAGCTGGAAGATAATGTGATCAACGTCAGGTGTCCTGTTTCTGGTTGCAGTGGTTTGTTGGAAGCTGAGGATTGTCGTTCGATTCTTCCGGTCGAGGTTTTTGATCGGTGGGGGAAGGCGGCGTGCGAGGCCTTGTTTGATGTATCGGAGAAATTCTATTGTCCGTATGCGGATTGTTCTGCTCTGTTGATCAATGATGGGACGGAGGCTGTGAAGCATTCGGAGTGTCCGAATTGTAGGAAGATGTTTTGTGCTCAATGTAAGGTTCCGTGGCATGATGGGATTGAGTGTAGCGAGTTTCAGAAGCTGAATGCGGATGAGAGAGGGAAGGATGATGTTATGCTGATGCGGCTCGCGAAGGATATGAACTGGAGGAGATGCCCTAATTGTAGGTTTTATGTCGCGAAATCGGAGGGTTGCTTGTACATGAAATGCAG GTGTGGAATTGCCTTCTGTTACAACTGTGGAGCTCGTCACCAAAATCGTAGCAGCCACTTTTGCACCAACTGTAAACGCTGA